In one window of Posidoniimonas corsicana DNA:
- a CDS encoding proline racemase family protein has translation MTAANYPPGVVRVIDSHTAGEPTRVVVEGAPDLGGGDMRSRLTRMREQEDWLRTSLVLEPRGSEAMVGALLQAPVSPDAAAGVLFFNNAGYLGMCGHGAIGVVETLAYLGRIGPGRHVIETPVGDIAIELTPDGEAVIENVLSYRWAQDVAVQVDGLGEVVGDIAYGGNWFFFTKTDRRLLLADHPELTALTTRIRRALRAQGVTGRDGAEIDHVELIGPPSDPAVADAKNFVLCPGEQYDRSPCGTGTSAKLACLAADGALAEGETWRQESIVGGVFLGRYRSVDGGVIPTITGRAYVNGDTRLLFHPGDPFRHGIQPTRPTDHA, from the coding sequence ATGACCGCCGCCAACTACCCGCCGGGCGTGGTGCGTGTGATCGACTCACACACCGCCGGCGAGCCGACCCGCGTGGTCGTGGAGGGCGCGCCCGACCTGGGCGGCGGCGACATGCGGTCCCGCCTAACCCGGATGCGCGAGCAGGAGGACTGGCTGCGCACCTCGCTGGTGCTGGAGCCCCGCGGCAGCGAGGCGATGGTCGGCGCGCTGCTGCAGGCGCCGGTTTCGCCCGACGCGGCGGCCGGCGTGCTGTTCTTCAACAACGCCGGCTACCTCGGCATGTGCGGCCACGGCGCGATCGGCGTCGTTGAGACCCTCGCCTACCTCGGCCGCATCGGCCCCGGCCGCCACGTGATCGAGACCCCGGTCGGCGACATCGCTATCGAGCTCACGCCCGACGGCGAGGCGGTGATCGAGAACGTGCTCAGCTACCGCTGGGCCCAGGACGTGGCGGTTCAGGTCGACGGGCTCGGCGAGGTCGTTGGCGACATCGCCTACGGCGGCAACTGGTTCTTCTTCACCAAGACCGACCGCCGGCTGCTGCTGGCCGACCACCCCGAGCTGACCGCGCTCACCACCCGCATCCGCCGCGCGCTCCGCGCGCAGGGCGTCACCGGCCGCGACGGCGCCGAGATCGACCACGTCGAGCTGATCGGCCCCCCGTCCGACCCCGCCGTCGCCGACGCCAAGAACTTCGTGCTCTGCCCCGGCGAGCAGTACGACCGCTCTCCCTGCGGCACCGGCACCAGCGCCAAGCTCGCCTGCCTGGCGGCCGACGGCGCCCTGGCCGAGGGCGAGACCTGGCGGCAGGAGTCGATCGTCGGCGGCGTGTTCCTCGGGCGGTACCGCAGCGTCGACGGCGGGGTAATCCCCACCATCACCGGCCGCGCGTACGTCAACGGCGACACGCGGCTGCTGTTCCACCCGGGCGACCCCTTCCGGCACGGCATCCAGCCAACCAGACCGACCGACCATGCCTGA
- a CDS encoding MFS transporter, protein MKLILSENPALRLSTLCVLYAAQGIPDGFVRIALKTHLIAEGVSTDSIGTVIQMVSWPWAFKWVWGPFIDRYGYLPMGRRRPWILAAQLGMALTLLSMVLIPDLTASIGMIAAMVLLVNMFASLQDVSVDALAVDLLPPEERGMANGFMYGSSYAGNFIGGAVLGWCILRFGFSTAIATQVTLLMLIAAVPLFCRERRGDLLLPGPADHHHSRSEDVPHPSSLGQLFGLLFKAFSLRSTLLAAVLALGSLITVNSHLVIWPVHLQRELGWSSEQWLHLEGNLAIWCGLGGSLAGGLIASAIGAKRTVILSLSCMAACWAAYYFTADQWTNHTLVTALFLAESTAAAFLQVSMFALFMGLCWSPIAATQFTAYMAMLNFSNGIGARLAGPIEQAFSMPVNHLALAALQVGLIVVVLGINPNQVRDELDPLVESNDGDPPHAGEAPG, encoded by the coding sequence GTGAAGTTGATTCTTAGTGAGAACCCCGCCCTCCGCCTCTCGACTCTGTGCGTCCTCTACGCTGCCCAAGGGATCCCCGATGGGTTCGTGAGAATCGCCCTCAAGACCCACCTCATCGCCGAGGGGGTGTCGACCGACTCGATCGGCACCGTGATCCAGATGGTCAGCTGGCCCTGGGCGTTCAAGTGGGTGTGGGGGCCGTTCATCGACCGCTACGGCTACCTGCCGATGGGCCGCCGCCGGCCATGGATCCTGGCCGCACAGCTCGGCATGGCGTTAACGCTGCTCTCGATGGTGCTGATCCCCGACCTCACGGCCAGCATCGGGATGATCGCGGCGATGGTGCTGCTGGTGAACATGTTCGCGTCGCTGCAGGACGTGTCGGTCGACGCGCTGGCGGTCGACCTGCTGCCGCCCGAGGAACGCGGCATGGCCAACGGGTTCATGTACGGCTCGAGCTACGCGGGCAACTTCATCGGCGGCGCGGTGCTGGGGTGGTGCATCCTCAGGTTCGGGTTTTCCACCGCGATTGCGACGCAGGTGACGCTGCTGATGCTGATCGCCGCCGTGCCGCTGTTCTGCCGTGAACGCCGTGGCGACCTGCTGCTGCCCGGGCCGGCGGACCACCACCACTCCCGCAGCGAGGACGTGCCCCACCCGTCGTCGCTGGGGCAGCTGTTCGGGCTGCTTTTCAAGGCGTTTTCGCTGCGTTCGACGCTGCTCGCGGCCGTGCTGGCGCTCGGCTCGCTGATCACCGTGAACTCGCACCTGGTGATCTGGCCCGTGCACCTGCAGCGCGAGCTGGGCTGGTCGAGCGAGCAGTGGCTGCACCTGGAGGGGAACCTGGCCATCTGGTGCGGGCTGGGGGGATCGCTCGCGGGCGGGCTGATCGCGTCGGCGATCGGCGCCAAGCGGACCGTGATCCTGAGCCTGAGCTGCATGGCCGCTTGCTGGGCGGCGTACTACTTCACCGCCGACCAGTGGACCAACCACACGCTGGTCACCGCGTTGTTCCTAGCCGAGTCGACCGCGGCCGCGTTCCTGCAGGTGTCGATGTTCGCGCTGTTCATGGGGCTCTGCTGGTCGCCGATCGCGGCCACGCAGTTCACCGCTTACATGGCGATGCTGAACTTCTCTAACGGCATCGGCGCCCGGCTGGCGGGGCCGATCGAGCAGGCGTTCTCGATGCCGGTCAACCACTTGGCGCTCGCCGCGCTGCAGGTTGGGTTGATCGTCGTGGTGTTGGGGATCAACCCCAACCAGGTGCGCGACGAGCTGGATCCCCTGGTTGAATCCAACGACGGCGATCCGCCGCACGCGGGTGAGGCGCCGGGCTGA
- a CDS encoding pyridoxal-phosphate-dependent aminotransferase family protein gives MPASFPPLNLPTRLLHGPGPSPVAPSVLEALSKPCIGHMDPEFMRVMNEVREMLQAVFRTENEMTLACSGTGSAGAEMLMDNLVEPGDRCLIGVNGVFGGRLADKAGRAGGEVETMEIDWGLAFDQDTLIARVEELKPKLLAVVHAETSTGVHQPFDRLADAVHKHGGLLVMDCVTSFAGLPVEIDKWGVDAAYSGTQKCLSCPPGLAPVTLSERAMHKVNGRGSKVNSWYLDLTLVGNYWSGSRAYHHTAPVNMNYALHEALRLALEEGLDERFARHESAHQQLKAGLLQRGFEYASDPDHSLPMLNLVKVPDTIADEAAARKRLLNEHNLEIGGGLGALAGKCWRIGLMGHGARSENVDAILAALDSIG, from the coding sequence ATGCCTGCAAGCTTCCCCCCGCTGAACCTCCCTACCCGCCTGCTCCACGGCCCCGGCCCCTCGCCGGTGGCGCCGTCGGTGCTCGAGGCGTTGTCCAAGCCGTGCATCGGCCACATGGACCCCGAGTTCATGCGGGTCATGAACGAGGTCCGCGAGATGCTGCAGGCGGTGTTCCGGACCGAGAACGAGATGACCCTCGCGTGCTCCGGGACGGGCTCGGCCGGCGCTGAGATGCTGATGGACAACCTGGTCGAGCCGGGCGATCGCTGCCTGATCGGCGTCAACGGCGTGTTCGGCGGCCGGCTGGCGGACAAGGCAGGCCGGGCGGGCGGCGAGGTCGAGACCATGGAGATCGACTGGGGCCTGGCGTTCGACCAGGACACGCTCATCGCCCGCGTGGAGGAGCTGAAGCCGAAGCTGCTGGCGGTCGTCCACGCAGAAACCTCCACCGGCGTGCACCAGCCGTTTGACCGCTTGGCCGACGCGGTCCACAAGCACGGCGGCCTGCTGGTGATGGACTGCGTGACGTCGTTCGCGGGCCTGCCGGTTGAAATCGACAAGTGGGGCGTCGACGCAGCGTACAGCGGCACCCAGAAGTGCCTGTCGTGCCCACCGGGCCTGGCGCCGGTTACGCTGTCTGAGCGGGCGATGCACAAGGTGAATGGCCGCGGGTCGAAGGTCAACTCGTGGTACCTCGACCTGACACTTGTGGGCAACTACTGGAGCGGCAGCCGCGCGTACCACCACACCGCGCCGGTGAACATGAACTACGCGCTGCACGAGGCGCTGCGGCTGGCATTGGAGGAGGGGCTCGACGAGCGCTTCGCGCGGCACGAGTCGGCCCACCAGCAGCTCAAGGCAGGGCTGCTGCAGCGGGGCTTCGAGTACGCGTCGGACCCCGACCACTCGCTGCCGATGCTGAACCTGGTGAAGGTGCCCGACACGATTGCCGACGAGGCCGCCGCCCGCAAGCGGCTGCTGAACGAGCACAACCTGGAGATCGGCGGCGGGCTCGGCGCGTTGGCGGGCAAGTGCTGGCGGATCGGCCTGATGGGTCACGGCGCCCGCAGCGAGAACGTCGACGCCATCCTGGCGGCGCTCGACTCAATCGGCTGA
- a CDS encoding GntR family transcriptional regulator has protein sequence MTKPSLADYIYADIAAHLSEQCEPPCRLTLSSIATHYGVSLSPVRTAVERLVSDRFLKTLDNGRLEIGERKKLPKSAKLASVARPVNHEKLIQADVIRRSLLGEDGFLRENWAAERYGIGRTALRPILSRLAGQGLIERVPRRGWRVRPFDKDDLCAFIEIRELLELKALRLARPVLKRERLEELLEANRSPETRQASATLDNNLHEYWISHCGNAYIERFFQREAVYYRTLFDYAAPEASVVEQMAGQHCKILEALLDDNWRDASAALKEHIQAQKPIIKALIQQLHESHQGKESA, from the coding sequence ATGACCAAGCCAAGCCTCGCCGATTACATCTACGCCGATATCGCCGCCCACCTCTCGGAGCAGTGCGAGCCGCCGTGCCGGCTGACCCTCTCGTCGATCGCGACGCACTACGGGGTCAGCCTGAGCCCGGTGCGGACCGCGGTTGAACGCCTGGTGTCCGACCGGTTCCTGAAGACGCTCGACAACGGGCGGCTGGAGATCGGCGAACGCAAGAAGCTGCCGAAGTCGGCCAAGCTGGCCAGCGTCGCCCGGCCCGTCAACCACGAGAAGCTGATCCAGGCCGACGTGATCCGCCGCAGCCTGCTAGGCGAGGACGGCTTCCTCCGCGAGAACTGGGCCGCCGAGCGATACGGCATCGGCCGGACGGCGCTCCGCCCCATCCTCAGCCGGCTCGCCGGGCAGGGGCTCATCGAGCGGGTGCCCCGCCGGGGCTGGCGGGTGCGGCCGTTCGACAAGGACGACCTGTGCGCCTTCATCGAGATCCGTGAGCTGCTAGAGCTCAAGGCCCTGCGGCTCGCCCGCCCGGTGCTTAAGCGTGAACGGCTGGAGGAGCTGCTCGAGGCGAACCGCTCGCCCGAGACCCGGCAGGCTTCCGCCACGCTAGACAACAACCTGCACGAGTACTGGATCTCGCACTGCGGCAACGCCTACATCGAGCGGTTCTTCCAACGCGAGGCCGTGTACTACCGCACGCTGTTCGACTACGCGGCGCCGGAGGCGTCGGTGGTGGAGCAGATGGCCGGGCAGCACTGCAAGATCCTCGAGGCGTTGCTCGACGACAACTGGCGGGACGCCAGCGCGGCGCTCAAGGAGCACATCCAGGCGCAGAAGCCGATCATCAAGGCGCTGATCCAGCAGCTCCACGAGTCGCACCAGGGCAAGGAATCGGCCTAA
- a CDS encoding aldehyde dehydrogenase family protein: MHPVLVGGEWRPADAAGEFTAHDPTTGKPLDERYPVSSWSDCEAALTAASDAAEKLDGCSPDAIAAFLESYADRLEGAGEELAEIASRETGLPVRPRLLEVELPRTTGQLRQAAAATRSGEWRQPVHDEPLGLHTGFGPLGPVMVFGPNNFPFAFNAISGGDFAAAIAAGNPVIAKAHPDHPGVSRRMAELAAAAVTDAGLPPATVQMLYGMGPEDGLRMVGDRRLATISFTGSRASGMRLKAAAESAGVLAYLEMSSVNPVFFLPGALAEKGPDLAQELAGSCLLGSGQFCTCPNLCVLVAGAECDAWLSDVARTMSDREPTVLLSSGTLSTLETTVKGLVDAGAAIVTGGAKADRPGYYFQNTLLQVSGADFLESPVALQSEAFGPTTLAVVAADAAEAVAVAREIEGSLTACVYSAADGADDDLCQQLMGVLRRKAGRLLNDKMPTGVAVSPAMNHGGPFPATGHPGFTAVGLPVSMRRFAKLDCYDAVRPHRLPGWLQNE; the protein is encoded by the coding sequence ATGCACCCAGTTCTAGTAGGCGGAGAATGGCGGCCCGCCGACGCGGCCGGAGAGTTTACAGCGCACGACCCCACCACCGGCAAGCCGCTGGACGAGCGGTACCCGGTGAGCAGCTGGTCCGACTGCGAGGCGGCCCTGACGGCCGCTTCGGACGCGGCCGAGAAGCTCGACGGCTGTTCGCCCGACGCGATCGCCGCGTTCCTGGAGTCGTACGCCGACCGGCTTGAGGGCGCGGGCGAGGAGCTCGCCGAGATCGCCTCGCGCGAAACGGGCCTGCCCGTCCGACCCCGGCTGCTGGAGGTCGAGCTGCCCCGCACCACCGGCCAGCTCCGGCAGGCGGCGGCCGCCACTCGCTCCGGCGAGTGGCGACAGCCGGTCCACGACGAGCCGCTAGGGTTGCACACCGGTTTTGGACCGCTTGGCCCGGTGATGGTATTCGGGCCGAACAACTTCCCGTTCGCCTTCAACGCGATCTCGGGCGGCGACTTCGCCGCCGCTATCGCGGCCGGCAACCCCGTGATCGCCAAGGCGCACCCGGACCACCCGGGCGTGTCGCGTCGGATGGCGGAGCTTGCGGCCGCCGCCGTCACCGACGCCGGCCTGCCGCCGGCGACCGTCCAGATGCTGTACGGCATGGGACCGGAGGACGGGCTGCGGATGGTCGGCGACCGCCGGCTGGCGACCATCAGCTTTACCGGCAGCCGGGCCAGCGGGATGCGGCTCAAGGCGGCGGCCGAGTCGGCCGGCGTGCTCGCGTACCTGGAGATGTCGAGCGTCAATCCGGTATTCTTCCTCCCCGGCGCGCTGGCCGAGAAGGGTCCGGACCTTGCCCAGGAACTGGCCGGCAGCTGCCTGCTCGGCTCCGGGCAGTTCTGCACCTGCCCCAACCTGTGCGTGCTGGTCGCCGGCGCCGAGTGTGACGCGTGGCTGTCGGACGTCGCCCGGACCATGTCGGACCGAGAGCCGACGGTGCTGCTCAGCAGCGGGACGCTCAGCACCCTGGAGACCACCGTGAAAGGCCTGGTTGATGCAGGCGCCGCGATCGTCACCGGCGGCGCCAAAGCCGACCGCCCCGGCTACTACTTCCAGAACACGCTGCTGCAGGTGTCCGGCGCCGACTTCCTGGAGTCGCCTGTCGCTCTGCAGAGCGAGGCCTTCGGCCCGACGACGCTGGCGGTTGTCGCCGCCGACGCCGCGGAGGCGGTCGCCGTGGCGCGGGAGATCGAGGGGAGCCTGACGGCGTGCGTCTACTCGGCCGCCGACGGCGCCGACGACGACCTCTGCCAGCAGCTGATGGGCGTGCTCCGCCGCAAGGCGGGCCGCCTGCTGAACGACAAGATGCCGACCGGCGTGGCGGTTTCGCCGGCGATGAACCACGGCGGCCCGTTCCCGGCCACCGGCCACCCCGGGTTCACCGCGGTCGGCCTGCCGGTGTCGATGCGTCGGTTCGCCAAGCTCGACTGCTACGACGCCGTGCGGCCCCACCGGCTGCCGGGTTGGCTCCAGAACGAGTAG
- a CDS encoding aminopeptidase P N-terminal domain-containing protein, with translation MPDLHYQDAFPPSEFARRRSALAAAIGEGVAVLQGAPSTGAFDLFRQYNDFYYLTGAECPHAYLTIDGRTGRSVLYLLPTDERLAELEGAELSVTFPDETLRLTGCDDVKPLEALAGDLRSAKQVYAPHLPQEGLQACQDTLRVQAKMAAQDPWRAAAESFANRIASLCPEAEVRDLSPTLGAMRRIKSATEIDQMRFTGRLTAMAVSEAMRCTTPGLLEGQLRAVAEYVYLLNGATGGGYRPIIAGGDNIWNIHYYRNNCRLQAGDLVLMDYAPDAANYTSDIGRMWPVSGRYEPWQRELYGFVVDYQQLLLDLVRPGMTWDNLRQEVEAKMAPTLSRVRWSRPSFETGVRQLLTTCNPLTHEVGMAVHDSSGYQTEPLEPGVVFALDPQLWVREEKLYIRVEDTVVVTDSGIENLTPQCPHDLDAVTELMKEPGLMQLRPDLFAD, from the coding sequence ATGCCTGACCTGCACTACCAAGACGCGTTCCCACCCAGCGAGTTTGCACGACGCCGATCGGCCCTGGCGGCGGCCATCGGCGAGGGCGTCGCGGTGCTGCAGGGGGCGCCCTCCACGGGCGCCTTCGACCTGTTCCGGCAGTACAACGACTTCTACTACCTGACCGGCGCCGAGTGCCCCCACGCGTATCTAACGATTGACGGGCGGACCGGCCGCAGCGTGTTGTACCTGCTGCCCACCGACGAGCGGCTGGCGGAGCTGGAGGGCGCGGAGCTGTCGGTCACCTTCCCGGACGAGACGCTCCGCCTCACCGGCTGCGACGATGTGAAACCGCTGGAAGCGCTGGCGGGCGACCTGCGGTCCGCCAAGCAGGTCTACGCGCCGCACCTCCCGCAGGAGGGCCTGCAGGCGTGCCAGGACACGCTGCGGGTGCAGGCCAAGATGGCTGCGCAGGACCCCTGGCGTGCGGCGGCCGAGTCGTTCGCCAACCGCATCGCCAGCCTCTGCCCCGAGGCCGAGGTGCGTGACCTTTCCCCCACGCTGGGCGCCATGCGGCGCATTAAGAGCGCCACGGAGATCGACCAGATGCGCTTCACCGGCCGCCTGACCGCCATGGCCGTCAGCGAGGCGATGCGGTGCACCACGCCCGGTTTGCTGGAGGGCCAGCTCCGCGCGGTCGCGGAGTACGTGTACCTCTTGAACGGCGCCACAGGCGGCGGCTACCGGCCGATCATTGCCGGCGGCGACAACATCTGGAACATCCACTACTACCGCAACAACTGCCGGCTTCAGGCGGGCGACCTGGTGCTGATGGACTACGCGCCCGACGCCGCCAACTACACCAGCGACATCGGCCGCATGTGGCCGGTGAGCGGCCGGTACGAGCCGTGGCAGCGCGAGCTGTACGGGTTTGTGGTCGACTATCAGCAGCTGCTGCTGGACCTGGTCCGGCCCGGGATGACCTGGGACAACCTGCGTCAGGAGGTCGAAGCCAAGATGGCGCCCACGCTGTCGCGCGTCCGCTGGTCGCGGCCGTCGTTCGAGACCGGCGTCCGCCAGCTGCTGACCACCTGCAACCCGCTGACGCACGAGGTGGGGATGGCGGTGCACGACTCCAGCGGCTATCAAACAGAACCGCTCGAACCCGGTGTGGTGTTCGCGCTCGACCCGCAGCTGTGGGTGCGGGAAGAGAAGCTCTACATCCGGGTGGAGGACACGGTGGTGGTGACCGACTCGGGCATCGAGAACCTCACCCCGCAGTGCCCCCACGACCTGGACGCCGTGACCGAGCTGATGAAGGAGCCCGGCCTGATGCAGCTCCGCCCCGATTTGTTCGCCGACTGA
- the xdhC gene encoding xanthine dehydrogenase accessory protein XdhC translates to MNEHALHQRCVELCAAADPFAIVTLVEAAGSTPSDAGAKMLVTPAGLDLGTVGGGRVEAKAIGVAQQMLAGGDRTLLVDWSLRTDVGMTCGGRVKLYFEVVNRSDWPVVIFGAGHVTQALASLLATLPCQVTCIDPRPEWLGRLPAGVRAIECAEPAERVTELAPNAFVLCMTRGHKSDLPVLRQIYQLPRSFPFVGVIGSRAKAKVLRSELVEGGCPTDRLDFYCPVGLPIGSNHPAEIAVSIAAQLLEARDRVNDQSASASAD, encoded by the coding sequence ATGAACGAGCACGCCCTACACCAGCGCTGTGTAGAGCTCTGCGCCGCGGCCGACCCGTTCGCGATTGTCACGCTGGTCGAGGCCGCCGGGTCCACCCCCTCGGACGCCGGCGCCAAGATGCTCGTCACGCCCGCCGGGCTCGACCTCGGCACCGTCGGCGGCGGGCGCGTCGAGGCGAAGGCGATCGGCGTCGCCCAGCAGATGCTGGCCGGCGGCGATCGAACCCTGCTGGTCGACTGGAGCCTGCGGACCGACGTCGGCATGACCTGCGGCGGCCGCGTGAAGCTCTACTTCGAAGTCGTCAACCGGTCCGACTGGCCCGTGGTGATCTTCGGCGCCGGGCACGTGACCCAGGCGCTTGCGTCGCTGCTGGCGACCCTCCCGTGCCAGGTCACGTGCATCGACCCCAGGCCCGAGTGGCTCGGCAGGCTGCCGGCCGGCGTCCGGGCGATCGAGTGTGCCGAGCCGGCCGAGCGGGTGACCGAGCTGGCGCCCAACGCGTTTGTGCTCTGCATGACGCGTGGCCACAAATCGGACCTGCCCGTGCTGCGGCAGATCTACCAGCTCCCGCGTTCGTTCCCGTTTGTCGGAGTGATCGGCAGCCGCGCTAAGGCCAAAGTGCTCCGCAGCGAACTGGTCGAGGGCGGTTGCCCCACAGACCGGCTCGACTTCTATTGCCCGGTCGGTCTGCCGATCGGCTCGAACCACCCGGCCGAGATCGCGGTGAGCATCGCCGCGCAGCTGCTCGAGGCGCGCGACCGCGTCAACGATCAGTCGGCCAGCGCATCAGCCGATTGA
- a CDS encoding NAD(P)/FAD-dependent oxidoreductase, which yields MPDTLDAIVVGGGAMGCASAYYLAKQGLQVRVVEAGRIGGGASHGNCGYICPSHALPLTAPGAVGKTIGSAFNPDAALYIKPRLDPALWSWLTRFASRCRTKPMMQAAQARNALLASSMSLYRELLADESIDVEWEDRGLLFVFKSAEEFEAYGKGVELARREFGVRFDPYEGSRLTELEPALRPELAGAWHCPTDAHLRPDRLMTAMRGLLTTAGVELSEGVRVQHINGAGGQATSLDTSAGPMRAPLFVLTTGAEAPHLADRLGCRLPIQPGKGYSITLPRPASGPTMPMILEESHVAVTPWASGLRIGSTMEFVGYDRSINRRRIELFRRAAAEHLVEAPTGLVEEEWSGWRPMTYDEIPCIGRAPKLKNVIVAAGHGMIGMSTMTATGKLVSELATDATPHIDPAPYALERFGRG from the coding sequence ATGCCTGACACGTTGGACGCAATCGTCGTCGGCGGCGGCGCCATGGGGTGCGCCTCCGCCTACTACCTCGCCAAGCAGGGCCTGCAGGTCCGGGTGGTCGAGGCGGGCCGCATCGGCGGCGGCGCCTCGCACGGCAACTGCGGCTACATCTGCCCCAGCCACGCGCTGCCGCTCACCGCGCCCGGCGCGGTCGGCAAGACCATCGGCTCCGCGTTCAACCCCGACGCCGCGCTGTACATCAAGCCGCGGCTCGACCCGGCGCTCTGGTCGTGGCTGACACGGTTCGCCAGCCGCTGCCGCACCAAGCCGATGATGCAGGCTGCCCAGGCCCGCAACGCGCTGCTCGCCTCGTCGATGAGCCTGTACCGCGAGCTGCTCGCCGACGAGTCGATCGACGTCGAGTGGGAGGACCGCGGGCTGCTGTTCGTGTTCAAGTCCGCCGAGGAGTTCGAGGCGTACGGAAAAGGGGTCGAGCTCGCCCGGCGTGAGTTCGGCGTGCGGTTCGACCCGTACGAGGGGTCGCGGCTCACGGAGCTCGAGCCCGCGCTCCGGCCGGAGCTCGCCGGCGCCTGGCACTGCCCGACCGACGCCCACCTGCGGCCCGACCGCCTGATGACGGCCATGCGGGGCCTGCTGACCACCGCCGGCGTCGAGCTGTCCGAGGGCGTACGGGTGCAGCACATCAACGGCGCCGGCGGCCAGGCCACCAGCCTCGACACGTCGGCCGGCCCGATGCGGGCGCCGCTGTTCGTACTCACCACCGGCGCCGAGGCGCCCCACCTGGCCGACCGGCTCGGCTGCCGACTGCCGATCCAGCCCGGCAAGGGCTACTCCATCACGCTGCCGCGCCCCGCGTCCGGTCCGACCATGCCGATGATCCTCGAGGAGTCGCACGTGGCCGTGACGCCCTGGGCGTCTGGCCTGCGGATCGGGTCGACCATGGAGTTCGTCGGCTACGACCGCAGCATCAACCGCCGGCGGATCGAGCTCTTCCGCCGCGCCGCCGCCGAGCACCTCGTCGAGGCGCCCACCGGCCTGGTCGAGGAAGAGTGGAGCGGCTGGCGCCCGATGACCTACGACGAGATCCCCTGCATCGGCCGCGCCCCGAAGCTGAAGAACGTGATCGTCGCCGCCGGGCACGGCATGATCGGCATGTCGACCATGACCGCCACCGGCAAGCTGGTCAGCGAACTAGCGACCGACGCGACGCCGCATATCGATCCGGCGCCGTATGCGCTGGAGCGGTTTGGACGGGGGTAG